The DNA region CCGGCTGCCGCCCACCTCCGCCGCTTCCCACCAGCCGAGCTCCCGGACCCGCTCGGCGCCCTTCTCGCGCAAGAACGCCCCGAGCCCCGTGGGGCACAGGAAGGTCGCCCCGCTTCCCAGGGCGGCCACGCTTTCGGCGTCCAGGTGGTCGTAGTGGTTGTGGCTCACGATGGCGACCGCGCCGTCGGGGATGGCCTCAGGCCCGAAGGCAGGGGGCGCCAGCCGCCGAACGATCGCGGCCCGGTTGCTGAAGAAGGGGTCGGTCACGATCACCGGGCCGCCCCAGTGAAGGACGAAGGTGGCGTGGCCCACGTGGGTGAGGGAGGCGGGCTGGCTCGGGTCCCCCAGGTACGCCCCGTCGTTGGGCACGGGCGCAGGCCCCGCCCCCCCGGAGTACCCTTCCGCGGCTTCCGCCACCGCCGCCCGGCGCGAGAGCTTCCAGCGCCAGAAGTCCCAACCGGACTTCTCCTGGGGCAGCCAGGGGTTGAAGAACCGCCCCGAAGCGTCCCGGTTGGGCGCATACAGGTCCTCCACCCGCGCCCCCTCCGCCTGCTCCCGCCACCGCTCCTCATCGAAGGGGCGAGCGGCCAGGCAGCCGGTGACGCACAGCGCCAGGGCCACGACAGCCGCGCCAATCCGCGCCGCCGGCCAGCCCTGACCAGAGCGAGGCGAGAAGAACCCCGGTAGCCCCATGACCACGCCGCCTCAGCTTGGGAGAAGATACCCACCCGAACGTGCTCCCCCCGCCAAAGCCGCGATTCTCTCACCTCGCCCCCGGCCCCGCCAGCACCGATTCGGCGCACCAGCCCCCGCCTCCCGGTCGGCACCCTGCAAAGGTTCCCAAGTTTCCTGCGCCCCGCAGCCCGTGCGCGGCGCGAAGTGGCCCCCGCCCCGCCGCCGGCGGACTCCACCCCGTTCGACGCCCCAGCTCGGCCACGTCGAGGCGGCCACCGCGACCCGATCCGCTCGAGAGCCCGGGTGCCCCTCGACCCTCCCGCCCGTCACGCCGTGGACGAAGCCCAGCGCTTCCAGCGCTGCACCGCGCGGCATGCCACCCGGCGGCGCACCGGTTCCTCCCTGCGATCCAGGCCCGTTGATGGCCTCAACGATCTTCTGCCCGAGCACCCCCTTTAGGACTCCTAGCATGATTTCAGCTACGTCCCGTCAGACAATTGCGGTATTTCAGTTACGTTCCCTCCAGGGTTTCCCGGGATCGTTCGCTTCAAGGTGCTGCACCCCGGTGACTCGCTGTGTTGGTTGGACTCTGCGAAA from Thermodesulfobacteriota bacterium includes:
- a CDS encoding MBL fold metallo-hydrolase, with the translated sequence MGLPGFFSPRSGQGWPAARIGAAVVALALCVTGCLAARPFDEERWREQAEGARVEDLYAPNRDASGRFFNPWLPQEKSGWDFWRWKLSRRAAVAEAAEGYSGGAGPAPVPNDGAYLGDPSQPASLTHVGHATFVLHWGGPVIVTDPFFSNRAAIVRRLAPPAFGPEAIPDGAVAIVSHNHYDHLDAESVAALGSGATFLCPTGLGAFLREKGAERVRELGWWEAAEVGGSRFTCLPAQHWSRRLGQGRNETLWSSWLLERDGRRVYFGADSGYFVGYRELGRRYPGIDVALLPIGAYLPRWFMHYAHMDIPEVLRAFDDLGARRLVPTQWGVLPLGDEPPSWPAVELRRAAASRPDLADRVVILPVGGRLLLDGGG